The following proteins are encoded in a genomic region of Anabas testudineus chromosome 13, fAnaTes1.2, whole genome shotgun sequence:
- the LOC113165198 gene encoding extracellular calcium-sensing receptor-like gives MHKSGDVVLGGLFAVHPTSVFPDWTYTSEPRQPSCKGFDTLGFRDAMTMAFAIDEINKNSTLLPNVTLGYSLYDTCGALIIGLSAALSLASGQEEQLMLQQNCLGSPPLLGIVGDSYSSNSIAISHVLGLYKMPIVSYFATCSCLTDRRRFPSFFRTIPSDAFQVHAMIQILKHFGWTWVGLIVTNDDYGLNVARSFQSALDQSGGGCLAYLEVLPWNNDPSELKRTVHVIKTSKARVVMVFVHKIHIIELMEEVVRQNVTGRQWIASEAWTSAAVVQTPRLMPYLGGTLGIAIRRGEIPGLRSFMLQIRPDQNDYKYENNIVKQFWEYSFKCTFDPAVWVKTGAALCTGQEDIETLDTGLLALSNLRPEYNVYKAVYSLAYALDDMLRCEPGKGPFNGNSCASSQSLEPWQLVHYLQKVNFTTSFGDQVSFDENGDVLPIYDIMNWLWLPDGSTQVQKVGEVKRSAFKGEELTLDEDKIFWNFEQRKPPQSVCSESCPPGTRMARKKGQPVCCFDCILCSEGKISNMSDSMECASCPEDFWSSPQRDRCIPKNTEFLSYHEPLGICLTTTSLLGTFICAVVLGIFIYHRSTPMVRANNSELSFLILVSLKLCFLCSLLFIGHPVQWTCQLRHVAFGISFVLCVSCILVKTMVVLAVFKASKPGGGATLKWFGAVQQRGTVLVLTCIQAAICTAWIVSASPAPHKNTQYYNDKIIYECVVGSTVGFAVLLGYIGLLAIVSFMLAFLARNLPDNFNEAKLITFSMLIFCAVWVAFVPAYVNSPGKYADAVEVFAILASSFGLLMALFGPKCYIILLRPERNTKRAVMGRGTTN, from the exons ATGCATAAGTCTGGTGATGTGGTTCTAGGTGGGCTGTTTGCTGTCCACCCTACATCTGTCTTCCCTGACTGGACGTATACATCAGAGCCACGACAGCCCAGCTGCAAAGG cTTTGACACTTTAGGCTTCAGGGATGCTATGACCATGGCCTTTGCCATTGATGAGATCAACAAGAACTCCACCCTGCTACCTAATGTGACTCTTGGATACAGTCTTTATGACACCTGTGGTGCACTTATTATTGGACTCAGTGCTGCATTGTCACTGGCCAGTGGTCAAGAAGAACAGTTGATGCTTCAGCAGAACTGTTTAGGGTCACCTCCACTCTTGGGGATAGTGGGTGACTCATACTCAAGTAATTCTATTGCCATCTCCCACGTACTAGGTCTATACAAAATGCCTATT GTGAGTTACTTCGCAACTTGTTCCTGTCTCACTGATCGACGACGGTTTCCATCCTTCTTTAGAACGATCCCTAGTGATGCTTTCCAG GTGCATGCTATGATTCAGATTCTAAAACACTTCGGCTGGACTTGGGTTGGACTGATTGTCACTAATGATGATTATGGACTCAATGTTGCCCGGTCCTTTCAATCTGCCTTGGATCAGTCTGGTGGGGGATGTTTGGCTTACCTAGAGGTGTTGCCCTGGAACAATGACCCAAGTGAACTGAAGAGAACTGTACATGTGATAAAGACTTCAAAAGCTCGTGTGGTCATGGTGTTTGTACACAAGATCCACATTATTGAACTAATGGAAGAG GTGGTGCGGCAGAATGTAACAGGTCGGCAGTGGATTGCAAGTGAAGCCTGGACATCAGCTGCTGTGGTCCAGACACCTCGCTTAATGCCGTACCTGGGCGGCACTCTGGGCATTGCCATCCGCCGAGGTGAAATACCAGGGCTCAGGAGTTTTATGTTACAAATACGTCCTGACCAAAATGActacaaatatgaaaataatatt GTAAAACAATTTTGGGAATACTCATTTAAGTGTACATTTGATCCAGCAGTTTGGGTAAAAACTGGGGCAGCATTATGCACTGGGCAGGAGGATATTGAAACTCTAGACACTGGGTTGTTGGCTCTTTCTAACCTCAGGCCTGAGTACAATGTTTACAAAGCTGTATATTCTCTGGCGTATGCCCTTGATGACATGCTGCGGTGTGAGCCAGGGAAAGGACCTTTCAATGGGAACAGCTGTGCCAGTTCACAAAGCCTGGAGCCATGGCAG CTTGTACATTATTTGCAAAAGGTCAACTTCACCACATCATTTGGTGATCAAGTATCATTTGATGAGAATGGTGATGTCTTACCAATCTATGATATCATGAACTGGCTTTGGCTCCCTGATGGAAGTACTCAAGTTCAGAAGGTGGGCGAAGTTAAAAGGTCGGCTTTCAAAGGTGAAGAACTGACACTTGATGAAGACAAAATCTTCTGGAACTTCGAACAAAGAAAG CCCCCACAGTCAGTGTGCAGTGAGAGCTGTCCTCCTGGAACCCGTATGGCCAGAAAAAAGGGGcagcctgtctgctgttttgacTGCATTCTTTGTTCTGAGGGAAAGATCAGCAATATGAGTG ATTCTATGGAGTGTGCCAGTTGTCCAGAGGATTTCTGGTCCAGCCCCCAGCGTGACCGGTGTATTCCTAAAAATACAGAGTTCCTCTCTTACCATGAACCTCTGGGTATCTGCCTGACAACCACCTCATTGTTGGGCACATTtatctgtgctgttgttttagGGATCTTCATCTATCATCGCAGCACGCCAATGGTACGTGCTAACAATTCAGAACTGAGTTTCCTAATCTTAGTGTCACTTAAACTATGTTTCCTGTGTTCCCTGCTCTTTATTGGTCACCCTGTGCAATGGACTTGCCAGCTGAGACATGTAGCATTTGGGATCAGCTTTGTGCTCTGTGTCTCATGTATTTTGGTAAAAACCATGGTGGTTCTGGCTGTGTTCAAGGCCTCCAAGCCAGGAGGTGGAGCCACTCTCAAATGGTTTGGtgcagtgcagcagagagggacaGTGTTGGTTCTTACTTGCATTCAGGCAGCAATCTGCACTGCCTGGATTGTCTCTGCCTCACCAGCaccacataaaaatacacagtactACAATGACAAAATTATTTATGAGTGTGTAGTTGGATCTACAGTTGGTTTTGCAGTGTTATTGGGTTACATTGGCTTACTGGCCATTGTCAGTTTCATGTTAGCTTTTCTGGCAAGAAATCTTCCAGACAACTTCAATGAGGCCAAActcatcaccttcagcatgttgatcttctgtgctgtgtgggtgGCATTTGTTCCTGCTTATGTCAACTCCCCAggaaaatatgcagatgctgtAGAGGTATTTGCCATTCTAGCATCAAGCTTTGGCCTTTTGATGGCATTGTTTGGACCCAAATGTTACATCATCCTACTGAGACCAGAGAGGAACACAAAAAGGGCAGTCATGGGTCGAGGAACCACCAATTAA
- the LOC113165216 gene encoding extracellular calcium-sensing receptor-like has translation MCRGHSQDTHRRLAPYRDSKVKRSRAPSTKSKFHGGTGRSAEPSDAASWCPSQGNRLMLKIRQTGIVPWRSKAAFIIMPDLLSLRPVTDSGARWAWETGGLLSTMPITGTGMGSNSRPSWQEPTNIQKGVLSSLPSSCKLRKKFLLNEIHKPGDVVLGGLFAVHPTSVFPDWTFTSEPQQPSCKGFDILGFRDAMTMVFTIDEINKNSNLLPNVTLGYSLYDTCGALIIGLSAALSLASGQEEQLMFQQNCLGSPPVLGIVGDSYSTISIAISHMLGLYKMPIVSYFATCSCLTNRQRFPSFFRTIPSDAFQVHAMIQILKHFGWTWVGLIVTNDDYGLNVARSFQSALVQSNEGCLAYLEVLPRDNDSSELRRIVHVIKTSTARVVMVFVQRTQITELMEEVVRQDVTGLQWIASEAWTAAAVLQTPRLMPYLGGTLGIAIRRGEISGLGDFLLKTHPDQNNKYENNIVKQFWEYTFKCSFDPAVGVETGKTLCTGQEETENVETEFLDVSNLRSEYNVYKAVYSLAYALHDMLQCEPRRGPFSGNSCATLQSLEPWQLVHYLQKVNFTTSIGDQVSFDENGDVLPIYDIMNWLWLPDGSTKVQNVGDVKRSAFKGEELTIYEEKIFWNFESRKPPRSVCSESCPPGTRMARKKGQPVCCFDCIPCSEGKISNKTDSMECISCPEDFWSNPQRDLCIPKETEFLSYHEPLGICLTTTSLVGTFVCTVVLGIFIYHRSTPMVRANNSELSFLILVSLKLCFLCSLLFIGRPMLWICQLRHVAFGISFVLCVSCILVKTMVVLAVFKASKPGGEATLKWFGAVQQRGTVLVLTSVQAAVCTSWLVSASPAPHKNTQYHNNKIVYECVVGSTVGFAVLLGYIGLLAIVSFMLAFLARNLPDNFNEAKLITFSMLIFCAVWVAFVPAYVNSPGKYADAVEVFAILASSFGLLVALFGPKCYIILLRPERNTKRAIMGRGPINS, from the exons ATGTGCCGAGGCCATAGCCAGGACACCCACCGTAGGCTAGCCCCCTACAGAGATTCAAAGGTCAAGCGCTCAAGGGCCCCAAGCACCAAGTCCAAGTTCCACGGAGGCACAGGGCGCAGTGCTGAGCCTAGTGATGCGGCCAGTTGGTGTCCATCTCAAGGGAACAGGCTGATGCT CAAGATCAGACAAACAGGCATTGTTCCCTGGAGGTCTAAGGCAGCTTTTATCATCATGCCAGACCTGCTGTCCCTGAGGCCTGTGACAGATTCTGGGGCCAGGTGGGCTTGGGAAACAGGTGGCCTCCTTTCAACAATGCCCATTACAGGCACCGGGATGGGAAGCAACAGTCGTCCCAGCTGGCAGGAACCCACCAATATCCAGAAGGGGG TGCTGTCCTCTCTTCCCTCATCTTGTAAACTACGCAAAAAGTTTCTTCTTAATGAAATCCATAAGCCTGGTGATGTGGTTCTGGGTGGCCTGTTCGCGGTCCACCCGACATCTGTCTTTCCTGACTGGACATTTACATCAGAGCCACAACAGCCCAGCTGCAAAGG CTTTGACATTCTAGGCTTCAGGGATGCTATGACTATGGTCTTTACTATTGACGAGATCAACAAGAACTCCAACCTGCTACCTAATGTGACTCTTGGATACAGTCTTTATGACACCTGTGGTGCACTTATTATTGGACTCAGTGCTGCACTGTCACTGGCCAGTGGTCAAGAAGAACAGTTGATGTTTCAGCAGAACTGTTTAGGATCACCTCCAGTCCTGGGGATAGTGGGTGACTCATACTCAACTATTTCTATTGCCATTTCCCACATGTTAGGTTTATACAAAATGCCTATT GTGAGTTATTTTGCAACATGTTCCTGTTTGACTAATCGACAACGGTTTCCATCCTTCTTTAGAACGATCCCAAGTGATGCTTTCCAG GTGCATGCTATGATTCAGATTCTAAAACACTTCGGCTGGACTTGGGTTGGACTGATTGTCACTAATGATGATTATGGACTCAATGTTGCCCGGTCCTTTCAATCTGCCTTGGTTCAGTCTAATGAGGGTTGTTTGGCTTACCTAGAGGTGTTACCCCGGGACAATGATTCAAGTGAACTCAGGAGAATTGTACATGtgataaaaacatcaacagctcGTGTGGTCATGGTGTTTGTACAAAGGACCCAAATTACTGAATTAATGGAAGAG GTGGTGCGACAGGATGTTACAGGCCTGCAGTGGATTGCCAGTGAAGCTtggacagcagctgctgtgcttCAGACGCCCCGTCTCATGCCGTACCTGGGTGGCACACTGGGCATTGCCATCCGTCGAGGTGAAATATCAGGTCTCGGGGATTTTCTGTTGAAAACACATCCTGAccaaaataacaaatatgaaaataacatC GTGAAACAATTTTGGGAATACACATTTAAGTGTAGCTTTGATCCAGCAGTTGGAGTAGAAACTGGGAAAACATTGTGCACTGGGCAGGAAGAGACTGAAAATGTGGAGACAGAGTTTTTGGATGTTTCTAACCTTAGATCTGAGTACAATGTTTACAAGGCTGTGTATTCTCTGGCGTATGCCCTTCATGACATGCTTCAGTGTGAGCCACGGAGGGGACCTTTCAGTGGGAACAGCTGTGCCACTTTGCAAAGCCTGGAGCCATGGCAG CTTGTACATTATTTGCAAAAGGTGAACTTCACCACATCGATTGGTGATCAAGTATCATTTGATGAGAATGGTGATGTCTTACCAATCTATGATATCATGAACTGGCTGTGGCTCCCTGATGGGAGTACTAAAGTTCAGAATGTGGGAGATGTTAAGAGGTCGGCTTTCAAAGGTGAAGAACTCACAATTTATGAAGAAAAAATCTTCTGGAACTTTGAATCAAGAAAG CCCCCACGGTCAGTGTGCAGTGAGAGCTGTCCTCCAGGGACCCGTATGGCCAGAAAAAAGGGGcagcctgtctgctgttttgacTGCATCCCTTGTTCTGAGGGAAAGATCAGCAATAAGACTG ACTCCATGGAGTGCATCAGTTGTCCAGAGGATTTCTGGTCCAACCCTCAGCGTGATCTATGTATTCCTAAAGAAACAGAGTTTCTGTCCTACCATGAACCTCTGGGTATCTGCTTGACAACCACCTCACTGGTGGGCACATTTGTCTGTACTGTTGTCCTGGGGATCTTCATCTATCATCGCAGCACACCAATGGTACGTGCCAACAATTCAGAACTGAGTTTCCTGATCTTGGTGTCACTTAAACTGTGTTTCTTATGTTCTCTGCTCTTTATTGGTCGCCCTATGCTATGGATATGCCAGCTGAGACATGTAGCATTTGGGATcagctttgttctttgtgtctcATGTATTCTGGTAAAAACCATGGTAGTTCTAGCTGTTTTCAAGGCCTCAAAGCCAGGAGGTGAGGCCACTCTCAAGTGGTTTggtgctgtgcagcagagaggcacaGTGCTGGTTCTTACTTCTGTTCAAGCTGCAGTATGCACATCTTGGCTTGTCTCTGCCTCACCAGCtcctcataaaaacacacagtaccaCAATAATAAAATTGTATATGAATGTGTAGTTGGCTCCACAGTTGGTTTTGCAGTGTTATTGGGTTACATTGGCTTATTGGCCATTGTCAGTTTCATGTTAGCTTTTCTAGCAAGAAATCTTCCAGACAACTTCAATGAGGCCAAActcatcaccttcagcatgttgatcttctgtgctgtgtgggtAGCATTTGTTCCTGCTTATGTCAACTCCCCAGGAAAATACGCAGATGCTGTGGAGGTATTTGCCATTCTAGCATCAAGCTTTGGCCTTTTGGTGGCATTGTTTGGACCCAAATGTTACATAATTCTGCTGAGACCAGAGAGGAACACAAAAAGGGCAATCATGGGTCGAGGACCCATCAATTCATAA
- the LOC113165207 gene encoding extracellular calcium-sensing receptor-like: MHKSGDVVLGGLFAVHPTSVFPDWTYTSEPRQPSCKGFDILGFKEAMTMAFAIDEINKNSTLLPNVTLGYSLYDTCGALIIGLSAALSLASGQEEQLMFQQNCLGSPPLLGIVGDSYSSNSIAISHVLGLYKMPIVSYFATCSCLTDRRRFPSFFRTIPSDAFQVHAMIQILKHFGWTWVGLIVTNDDYGLNVARSFQSALDQSGGGCLAYLEVLPWNNDPSELKRIVHVIKTSTARVVMVFVHKIHIIELMEEVVRQNVTGRQWIASEAWTSAAVVQTPRLMPYLGGTLGIAIRRGEIPGLRSFMLQIRPDQNDYKYENNIVKQFWEYSFKCTFDPAVWVKTGAALCTGQEDIETLDTGLLALSNLRPEYNVYKAVYSLAYALDDMLRCEPGKGPFNGNSCASSQSLEPWQLVHYLQKVNFTTSFGDQVSFDEYGDVLPIYDIMNWLWLPDGRTKVQNVGEVKRSAFKGEELTIYEEKIFWNFEQRKPPQSVCSESCPPGTRMARKKGQPVCCFDCILCSEGKISNMSDSMECASCPEDFWSSPQRDRCIPKNTEFLSYHELLGICLTTTSLLGTFICAVVLGIFIYHRSTPMVRASNSELSFLILVSLKLCFLCSLLFIGRPMRWTCQLRHVAFGISFVLCVSCILVKTMVVLAVFKASKPGGGATLKWFGAVQQRGTVLVLTCIQAAICTAWIISASPAPHKNTQYYNDKIIYECVVGSTVGFAVLLGYIGLLAILSFLLAFLARNLPDNFNEAKLITFSMLIFCAVWVAFVPAYVNSPGKYADAVEVFAILASSFGLLVALFGPKCYIILLRPERNTKRAVMGRGTTN; this comes from the exons ATGCATAAGTCTGGTGATGTGGTTCTAGGTGGGCTGTTTGCTGTCCACCCTACATCTGTCTTCCCTGACTGGACGTATACATCAGAGCCACGACAGCCCAGCTGCAAAGG CTTTGACATTCTAGGCTTTAAGGAAGCTATGACCATGGCCTTTGCCATTGATGAGATCAACAAGAATTCCACCCTGCTACCTAATGTGACTCTTGGATACAGTCTTTATGACACCTGTGGTGCACTTATTATTGGACTCAGTGCTGCATTGTCACTGGCCAGTGGTCAAGAAGAACAGTTGATGTTTCAGCAGAACTGTTTAGGGTCACCTCCACTCTTGGGAATAGTGGGTGACTCATACTCAAGTAATTCTATTGCCATCTCCCACGTACTAGGTCTATACAAAATGCCTATT GTGAGTTACTTCGCAACTTGTTCCTGTCTCACTGATCGACGACGGTTTCCATCCTTCTTTAGAACGATCCCTAGTGATGCTTTCCAG GTGCATGCTATGATTCAGATTCTAAAACACTTCGGCTGGACTTGGGTTGGACTGATTGTCACTAATGATGATTATGGACTCAATGTTGCCCGGTCCTTTCAATCTGCCTTGGATCAGTCTGGTGGGGGATGTTTAGCTTATCTAGAGGTGTTGCCCTGGAACAATGACCCAAGTGAACTGAAGAGGATTGTACATGTGATAAAGACTTCAACAGCCCGTGTGGTCATGGTGTTTGTACACAAGATCCACATTATTGAACTAATGGAAGAG GTGGTGCGGCAGAATGTAACAGGTCGGCAGTGGATTGCAAGTGAAGCCTGGACATCAGCTGCTGTGGTCCAGACACCTCGCTTAATGCCGTACCTGGGCGGCACTCTGGGCATTGCCATCCGCCGAGGTGAAATACCAGGGCTCAGGAGTTTTATGTTACAAATACGTCCTGACCAAAATGActacaaatatgaaaataatatt GTAAAACAATTTTGGGAATACTCATTTAAGTGTACATTTGATCCAGCAGTTTGGGTAAAAACTGGGGCAGCATTATGCACTGGGCAGGAGGATATTGAAACTCTAGACACTGGGTTGTTGGCTCTTTCTAACCTCAGGCCTGAGTACAATGTTTACAAAGCTGTATATTCTCTGGCGTATGCCCTTGATGACATGCTGCGGTGTGAGCCAGGGAAAGGACCTTTCAATGGGAACAGCTGTGCCAGTTCACAAAGCCTGGAGCCATGGCAG CTTGTACATTATTTGCAAAAGGTCAACTTCACCACATCATTTGGTGATCAAGTATCATTTGATGAGTACGGTGATGTCTTACCAATCTATGATATCATGAACTGGCTTTGGCTCCCTGATGGAAGAACTAAAGTTCAGAATGTGGGCGAAGTTAAAAGGTCGGCTTTCAAAGGTGAAGAACTCACAATTTATGAAGAAAAAATCTTCTGGAACTTCGAACAAAGAAAG CCTCCACAGTCAGTGTGCAGTGAGAGCTGTCCTCCTGGAACCCGTATGGCCAGAAAAAAGGGGcagcctgtctgctgttttgacTGCATTCTTTGTTCTGAGGGAAAGATCAGCAATATGAGTG ACTCTATGGAGTGTGCCAGTTGTCCAGAGGATTTCTGGTCCAGCCCCCAGCGTGACCGGTGTATTCCTAAAAATACGGAGTTCCTCTCTTACCATGAGCTTCTGGGTATCTGCCTGACAACCACCTCATTGTTGGGCACATTtatctgtgctgttgttttagGGATCTTCATCTATCATCGCAGCACACCAATGGTACGTGCTAGCAATTCAGAACTAAGTTTCCTGATCTTAGTGTCACTTAAACTATGTTTCCTGTGTTCCCTGCTCTTTATTGGTCGCCCTATGCGATGGACGTGCCAGCTGAGACATGTAGCATTTGGGATCAGCTTTGTGCTCTGTGTCTCATGTATTTTGGTAAAAACCATGGTGGTTCTGGCTGTGTTCAAGGCCTCCAAGCCAGGAGGTGGAGCCACTCTCAAATGGTTTggtgctgtgcagcagagagggacaGTGTTGGTTCTTACTTGCATTCAGGCAGCAATCTGCACTGCTTGGATTATCTCTGCCTCACCAGCaccacataaaaatacacagtactACAATGACAAAATTATTTATGAGTGTGTAGTTGGATCTACAGTTGGTTTTGCAGTGTTACTGGGTTACATTGGCTTGTTGGCTATTCTTAGCTTTCTGTTAGCATTTCTAGCAAGAAATCTTCCAGACAACTTCAATGAGGCCAAACTCATCactttcagcatgttgatcttctgtgctgtgtgggtgGCATTTGTTCCTGCTTATGTCAACTCCCCAggaaaatatgcagatgctgtGGAGGTATTTGCCATTCTAGCATCAAGCTTTGGCCTTTTGGTGGCATTGTTTGGACCCAAATGTTACATAATACTGCTGAGACCAGAGAGGAACACAAAAAGGGCAGTCATGGGTCGAGGAACCACCAATTAA